A single region of the Syntrophotaleaceae bacterium genome encodes:
- the ruvC gene encoding crossover junction endodeoxyribonuclease RuvC, with protein MRILGIDPGTRITGYGIIEKRGNRLIHVDNGAICTRAESPLSERLRLIYDGLSGVIEHYRPQAVAVEQIFVAKNALSALKLGHARGVALLAGVNADLPVTEYSAVQVKNAVVGYGKAGKGQVQQMVRVLLKLPEIAQEDASDALAVAICHAHSCELVARLVQSKTISEVP; from the coding sequence ATGCGCATATTAGGGATCGACCCGGGAACCAGGATCACCGGCTACGGCATCATCGAAAAGAGGGGAAACCGGCTGATTCATGTCGACAACGGTGCTATCTGCACCCGTGCCGAGAGCCCGCTGTCAGAACGACTGCGATTGATTTACGACGGCCTTTCCGGGGTCATAGAACATTACCGACCTCAGGCCGTAGCCGTCGAGCAGATATTCGTCGCCAAGAATGCTCTTTCCGCACTGAAACTCGGTCATGCCCGCGGAGTCGCTCTTCTCGCCGGGGTCAACGCGGATCTGCCGGTTACTGAATACAGTGCGGTTCAGGTCAAGAATGCCGTGGTCGGCTACGGCAAAGCAGGCAAAGGTCAGGTTCAGCAAATGGTCCGGGTGCTTCTCAAACTGCCGGAAATCGCCCAGGAGGATGCCTCCGATGCCCTGGCCGTGGCCATCTGCCATGCCCACAGCTGCGAACTGGTTGCCCGGTTGGTGCAATCGAAAACCATCAGCGAGGTGCCATGA
- a CDS encoding glycerophosphodiester phosphodiesterase family protein yields MKNFFIWAHRGASAKAPENTMAAFRLALEQGADGLELDVHLTRDGVPVVIHDATVDRTSNGAGAVSAMTWQEISLLDAGSWFDKGFFGEPIPPLVEVFQWNAGRLKVNVEIKESAAADAVVEVWRRFPGTPLVVSSFDQSLLEELSRKEPGPPVGFLCDNRDWLPVAEKAAACRAWSFHPAQEMVDALLVKTCHSLGLAVFPWTVDGPRRLETLWNIQVDGVFCNDPGSVRAFMDRFSTEDIADAKDIH; encoded by the coding sequence ATGAAGAATTTTTTTATCTGGGCTCATAGAGGCGCGTCCGCCAAGGCGCCGGAAAACACCATGGCGGCCTTCCGCCTGGCCCTTGAGCAGGGAGCGGACGGGTTGGAGCTCGATGTGCATCTCACCCGCGACGGCGTACCGGTTGTCATTCACGACGCAACCGTCGACAGGACCAGCAATGGGGCAGGGGCGGTTTCCGCAATGACCTGGCAGGAAATCAGTCTTCTCGATGCCGGAAGCTGGTTCGACAAGGGTTTTTTCGGGGAACCGATACCTCCCCTTGTCGAGGTTTTCCAGTGGAACGCCGGCCGGTTGAAAGTCAACGTCGAAATCAAGGAATCAGCTGCCGCCGATGCCGTAGTCGAGGTTTGGCGGAGGTTTCCCGGCACGCCCCTGGTGGTCTCTTCCTTCGATCAGTCATTACTGGAGGAGCTGAGTCGCAAGGAACCGGGCCCGCCGGTCGGCTTTCTCTGCGACAACCGGGACTGGTTGCCTGTTGCGGAAAAAGCCGCCGCCTGCAGGGCGTGGTCCTTTCACCCCGCCCAGGAAATGGTTGACGCCCTTCTGGTCAAAACGTGCCACAGTCTGGGCCTTGCGGTTTTCCCCTGGACTGTGGATGGCCCCCGGCGGTTGGAAACGCTCTGGAATATCCAGGTGGACGGGGTGTTCTGCAACGACCCGGGATCGGTCAGGGCTTTTATGGATCGGTTCTCGACAGAGGACATTGCTGATGCCAAGGACATTCACTGA
- a CDS encoding NifU family protein — protein sequence MKDKVQEVLDMVRPSLQADGGDVELVDITDDGVVKLRLKGACGSCPMSTMTLKMGIERALKNAIPEVREVERVE from the coding sequence ATGAAAGATAAAGTTCAGGAAGTTCTGGACATGGTTCGCCCCTCACTCCAGGCGGATGGAGGTGATGTGGAACTTGTCGATATCACCGATGACGGTGTTGTTAAATTGCGGTTGAAGGGCGCCTGTGGATCCTGCCCCATGTCAACAATGACCCTGAAGATGGGTATAGAGCGGGCACTGAAAAATGCCATCCCCGAGGTCAGGGAGGTGGAAAGGGTGGAATGA
- the ruvA gene encoding Holliday junction branch migration protein RuvA, which produces MIALLSGNILQKTPAQVILDVGGVGYRLLIPLSSFYSLPDEGPARLFVHTHVREDAINLYGFLTAEEKDLFILLLSVSGVGPKLALNILSNMPAGDLRGALARGDVKQLSGLPGIGKKTAERLILELREKIPREAGQAVAVATASSKAGMAGLRQDALSALTNLGYTENLSKKALENLEFPPNSSLEDILKAALKILLR; this is translated from the coding sequence ATGATCGCCCTTCTCAGCGGCAACATACTGCAAAAAACCCCGGCCCAGGTCATCCTCGATGTCGGCGGCGTCGGTTACCGGCTTCTGATCCCGCTTTCCAGTTTCTATTCCCTGCCGGACGAAGGCCCTGCCAGACTTTTTGTACATACCCATGTCCGGGAAGATGCCATCAATCTCTACGGTTTTCTGACCGCCGAGGAAAAGGATCTGTTTATCCTGTTGCTCTCCGTTTCAGGGGTCGGACCGAAACTGGCACTCAACATCCTCTCCAACATGCCGGCTGGAGATCTGCGCGGGGCTCTGGCCCGGGGTGACGTCAAACAGCTCTCGGGGCTGCCCGGAATCGGCAAAAAAACCGCCGAACGACTGATCCTCGAACTCCGCGAGAAGATCCCCCGGGAGGCCGGACAGGCCGTCGCCGTTGCGACCGCTTCCTCAAAAGCCGGTATGGCCGGCCTGCGTCAAGACGCCCTGTCGGCACTCACAAATCTCGGCTACACCGAAAACCTTTCGAAAAAAGCACTGGAGAATCTGGAATTCCCTCCCAATTCTTCGCTGGAAGACATCCTCAAGGCCGCCCTGAAAATCCTGTTGCGATAG
- the glpX gene encoding class II fructose-bisphosphatase translates to MDRNLALELVRVTEAAALACGRWVGKGDKNAADGAATEAMRRTLDSIGIRGTVVIGEGEMDEAPMLYIGEKVGNGVEPEVDIAVDPLEGTTICAKGTTGAITTIALAPRGGFLHAPDMYMDKIAVGPQAYGTININDSPGENLKRVAEAKNCYVQDLTVVILDRPRHEKIINEVRLAGARIHLISDGDVAPAIAATVAGSGVDMMLGIGGAPEGVLAAAALKCTGGDMQGRLVFLNPEEKDRARAMGIDDFDRVYSAEDMARGDVFFAATGVTNGELLKGVRYFSGGAETHSIVMRSKSRTVRFITAFHQFDFKPVY, encoded by the coding sequence ATGGATCGCAACCTGGCACTGGAGCTGGTGAGGGTAACCGAAGCCGCCGCCTTGGCCTGCGGGCGCTGGGTCGGCAAAGGAGACAAGAATGCCGCGGACGGAGCCGCCACTGAAGCGATGCGGCGCACCCTGGATTCCATCGGCATCCGAGGCACCGTGGTCATCGGCGAAGGGGAGATGGATGAAGCTCCCATGCTGTATATCGGCGAGAAGGTCGGCAACGGAGTGGAACCGGAAGTCGATATTGCCGTCGATCCTCTTGAAGGTACAACCATCTGCGCCAAGGGCACAACCGGCGCCATTACCACCATTGCTCTTGCTCCCAGAGGGGGCTTCCTCCATGCTCCCGACATGTACATGGACAAAATTGCCGTCGGTCCCCAGGCCTACGGTACCATCAATATCAACGACAGCCCCGGGGAAAACCTGAAAAGGGTTGCCGAGGCCAAAAACTGCTATGTTCAGGACCTGACCGTGGTCATACTCGACCGGCCCCGACACGAGAAAATCATCAATGAAGTGCGTCTGGCCGGAGCCAGAATCCACCTGATCTCCGACGGTGACGTCGCGCCGGCTATTGCAGCAACAGTGGCCGGTAGCGGGGTAGACATGATGCTCGGCATCGGCGGAGCTCCGGAAGGGGTTCTGGCTGCGGCGGCCCTCAAATGCACCGGCGGAGACATGCAGGGGCGTCTGGTATTCCTGAATCCTGAAGAAAAGGACCGGGCAAGGGCGATGGGAATCGATGACTTCGACCGGGTCTACTCTGCGGAAGACATGGCACGCGGCGACGTTTTTTTCGCCGCCACCGGCGTCACCAACGGCGAACTTCTCAAGGGAGTGCGTTATTTTTCAGGGGGTGCCGAAACCCACTCCATCGTCATGCGATCCAAAAGCCGCACGGTTCGATTCATCACGGCTTTCCATCAATTCGATTTTAAACCGGTTTACTGA
- a CDS encoding DUF2325 domain-containing protein — MCIAVLGGMDRLRPHYLEEAEKFGAKLKLFAGTHNDMGAKLRNIDALVIFTNKISHSARKQAVNAVKGQKIPVLQVHSCGVCTLRDCLNCLYSGLPEN; from the coding sequence ATGTGTATTGCCGTTTTAGGTGGAATGGATCGTTTACGCCCCCACTACCTGGAAGAGGCCGAAAAATTCGGGGCCAAACTGAAGCTTTTCGCCGGCACCCACAATGACATGGGAGCGAAGCTGAGGAATATCGACGCCCTGGTCATTTTTACCAACAAGATCTCCCATTCGGCCCGAAAACAGGCGGTCAACGCCGTCAAGGGCCAGAAAATCCCAGTTCTGCAAGTCCATTCCTGCGGTGTCTGCACCCTGCGGGACTGCCTGAACTGCCTGTATTCCGGTCTCCCCGAGAATTAA
- a CDS encoding phasin superfamily protein has translation MADIIEKTLLAGIGTLALSQKKVEELIQDLKSRMNLREEKGQELLSSLREAARNQQQKLEEAAQKEVQRMSCKMGLISREEFESLEKRVQVLESRLQDKV, from the coding sequence ATGGCGGACATCATCGAGAAAACCCTCCTTGCCGGCATCGGAACCCTGGCTCTGAGTCAGAAAAAAGTCGAAGAACTCATCCAGGATCTGAAGAGCCGGATGAATCTGCGGGAGGAGAAGGGACAGGAGCTCTTGTCTTCTCTGCGGGAAGCAGCCCGCAATCAGCAGCAGAAACTTGAAGAAGCGGCTCAGAAAGAGGTTCAGCGCATGAGCTGCAAAATGGGTTTGATATCAAGGGAAGAATTCGAATCCCTTGAGAAGAGAGTTCAAGTGCTGGAAAGCCGTCTCCAGGACAAGGTCTGA
- a CDS encoding AarF/UbiB family protein codes for MLTFSRVTRNIRSLRRYRQVLGVLIKYGFGHIVEQLNIHQYLRRATPRVAMRNIARLGGPVRLRLAMEELGPTFVKLGQVLSTRPDIMPADFVQELSKLQDTVPPVSLEAIMGQIEKELGQPVQTLFAEFFPKPLAAASIAQVHQARLHSGELVVVKVRRPGIQQVIRTDIDILMNLARLVERHLPSGEFLNPTGLVREFRRTIIREMSFSREGHTIDRFRENFKQDPTVYVPRIFHSLTGETVLTMEYIDGIKVSELERLKAAGNDLKIIARNGANAVLQQVLVHGFFHGDPHPGNIFVLPNNTVCFLDYGMVGRLDRELKLRVVELLSAIVDRDVDGMISELVYSGELIEEIRLPELRMALSNFIDDYYEIPLHEINAGKLLTELVEILVEFRIPFSPDLLLLAKALITIEGIGRRLDPDFNMVGHLKPFMARLIAEKTSPANFSREGAKLLKTYASLIKYLPRDLKEFINRINRNKIKIDLEHRGLEKLITDLDRSSNRLSFSMLIAALIVGSSIVMQTDKGPLLFGFPALGLLGYSIAAVLGLWLAIGILRSGRL; via the coding sequence ATGCTGACATTTTCGCGGGTGACCCGCAACATCCGTTCCTTGCGCCGTTACAGACAGGTTCTCGGCGTTCTCATCAAATACGGCTTCGGTCACATCGTCGAGCAGCTCAATATACACCAGTACCTCCGGCGGGCCACTCCACGGGTTGCCATGCGCAACATTGCCCGGCTGGGCGGACCGGTTCGCCTGCGTCTGGCCATGGAGGAGCTCGGCCCCACCTTCGTCAAACTGGGCCAGGTATTGTCGACCCGTCCGGATATTATGCCGGCAGACTTTGTTCAGGAGCTCAGCAAACTGCAGGACACTGTCCCGCCGGTGAGTCTGGAAGCGATCATGGGGCAGATCGAAAAGGAGCTCGGCCAACCGGTCCAGACCCTGTTTGCCGAATTTTTTCCCAAGCCGTTGGCCGCAGCCAGTATCGCTCAGGTTCATCAAGCCAGATTGCATTCCGGGGAGCTTGTGGTGGTCAAGGTTCGCCGCCCGGGTATCCAGCAGGTCATCAGGACCGACATCGATATTCTGATGAACCTTGCTCGCCTGGTGGAGCGTCATCTCCCCAGCGGTGAATTCTTGAATCCGACGGGCCTGGTTCGCGAATTTCGCCGCACCATTATCCGGGAAATGAGTTTTTCCCGCGAGGGTCATACCATCGACCGTTTCCGGGAAAATTTCAAACAGGACCCTACGGTCTATGTCCCGCGAATCTTCCATTCCCTGACCGGTGAAACCGTTTTGACAATGGAATATATCGACGGGATCAAGGTCTCTGAGCTGGAGCGGCTGAAAGCCGCCGGCAACGATCTGAAGATCATCGCCCGCAACGGCGCCAACGCCGTTCTGCAGCAGGTTCTGGTTCACGGCTTTTTCCATGGCGACCCCCACCCGGGAAACATCTTCGTGCTTCCCAACAATACCGTCTGTTTTCTCGATTACGGGATGGTCGGACGTCTGGACCGTGAACTCAAACTGCGCGTTGTCGAACTGCTGTCCGCCATCGTAGATCGGGACGTGGACGGCATGATTTCCGAGCTGGTTTATTCCGGCGAACTGATCGAGGAGATCCGTCTGCCGGAATTGAGGATGGCTCTGAGCAATTTCATCGACGACTACTACGAAATCCCCCTGCATGAGATCAACGCCGGCAAACTGCTGACCGAACTGGTCGAAATCCTGGTGGAGTTCCGCATCCCCTTCTCCCCCGACCTGCTGCTGCTGGCCAAGGCTCTGATCACCATCGAAGGAATCGGTCGTCGTCTCGATCCGGATTTCAACATGGTGGGTCACCTCAAACCCTTCATGGCCCGCCTGATTGCGGAAAAAACCAGCCCTGCAAATTTCTCCCGGGAAGGGGCAAAACTGCTTAAAACCTACGCCTCGCTGATTAAATACCTGCCGCGGGACCTGAAGGAATTCATCAACCGGATCAACCGCAACAAAATTAAGATCGATCTGGAGCATCGCGGACTGGAAAAACTGATCACCGATCTCGACCGGTCCAGCAACCGGCTGTCTTTCAGCATGCTCATCGCCGCCCTGATCGTCGGCTCATCCATCGTCATGCAAACAGACAAGGGGCCTTTGCTGTTCGGCTTCCCGGCCCTTGGCCTGCTCGGCTATTCCATAGCGGCGGTACTGGGCCTCTGGCTCGCTATTGGCATCCTCCGATCAGGACGCCTTTAG
- a CDS encoding YebC/PmpR family DNA-binding transcriptional regulator, with protein MAGHSKWANIKHRKGAQDAKRGKIFTKLIKEITIAAKIGGGDPEGNPRLRTAIDKAKSGNMPKDTIDRAIKKGCGDLDGISYEEGTFEGYGPGGAAVIVEFMTDNRTRTVADVRHIFNKHNGSLGVSGSVAFLFDRKGLISFSKDQDFDSLFEAALEAGAEDVKDEGDVIEIITDPGNFIEVREALAARNLQWESAEVTMIPQTMVKLEGKQAEQMLKMMDKLEDNDDVQNVYANFDISEEDLASFVA; from the coding sequence ATGGCAGGACACAGCAAGTGGGCGAACATCAAACACCGCAAAGGCGCCCAGGATGCAAAGCGCGGCAAAATATTCACCAAACTGATCAAGGAAATAACCATCGCAGCCAAGATCGGCGGCGGAGACCCGGAGGGAAATCCCCGCCTTCGCACCGCCATCGACAAAGCTAAAAGCGGCAACATGCCCAAGGACACCATCGATCGGGCCATCAAGAAGGGCTGCGGCGACCTCGACGGCATTTCCTATGAAGAAGGGACCTTTGAAGGATACGGACCTGGCGGCGCCGCCGTCATCGTCGAGTTCATGACTGACAACCGGACCCGCACGGTGGCCGACGTGCGGCATATCTTCAATAAACATAACGGTTCTTTGGGGGTGAGCGGTTCCGTGGCGTTCCTGTTTGACCGGAAGGGCCTGATTTCCTTCAGCAAGGACCAGGATTTTGATTCCCTGTTCGAAGCGGCGCTGGAAGCCGGGGCCGAGGATGTCAAGGATGAAGGCGATGTAATCGAGATCATCACCGACCCGGGAAATTTCATCGAGGTCCGGGAAGCCCTCGCCGCCCGGAATCTGCAGTGGGAATCCGCCGAGGTCACCATGATTCCCCAGACCATGGTCAAGCTCGAGGGGAAGCAGGCCGAGCAGATGCTGAAGATGATGGACAAGCTGGAAGACAACGACGACGTGCAGAACGTCTACGCCAATTTCGATATCTCGGAAGAAGATCTGGCAAGCTTCGTAGCCTGA
- a CDS encoding DUF2905 domain-containing protein, with translation MTFGKILFITGLLLAGLGLLIHFGGKIPFLGRLPGDIRIESERVTFYFPLATCLLLSAIISLIIWLFRR, from the coding sequence ATGACCTTCGGAAAAATCCTGTTCATCACCGGTCTGCTTTTGGCCGGACTCGGCCTGCTGATCCACTTCGGCGGAAAAATCCCCTTTCTGGGACGGTTGCCGGGCGATATCCGCATTGAATCGGAGCGCGTTACCTTCTATTTCCCCCTGGCCACCTGTCTTCTACTTTCAGCGATCATCTCCCTGATCATCTGGCTTTTTCGCCGCTGA
- the ruvB gene encoding Holliday junction branch migration DNA helicase RuvB, with protein MDDRLITAGLSGDDARFEASLRPRTLAEYIGQSKAKENLQVFIDAARARQEALDHVLFYGPPGLGKTTLANIVASEMGVNIKSTSGPVIEKPGDLAAILTNLEEGDVLFIDEIHRLSAVVEEILYPAMEDYQIDIIIGQGPSARTIKLDIPRFTLVGATTRAGLLSSPLRDRFGVIARLEFYNHEELATIVRRSANILNVPIEKEGEIEVARRSRGTPRIANRLLRRVRDFAQIKGDGIITRELADMALTRLEVDQRGLDHMDRLILLTIIQKFSGGPVGLETLAAAVGEEKDTIEDVIEPYLLQQGYLNRTPRGRTATELAYRHFQCTPSQAGRSGNLFE; from the coding sequence ATGGATGACCGTCTGATCACCGCCGGCCTGTCAGGCGACGATGCCCGTTTCGAGGCTTCTCTTCGCCCAAGAACCCTGGCCGAGTATATCGGCCAGTCCAAGGCCAAGGAAAATCTCCAGGTCTTCATCGATGCCGCGCGGGCCCGCCAGGAAGCCCTGGATCACGTGCTTTTTTACGGACCGCCCGGATTGGGCAAGACCACCCTGGCCAACATTGTGGCCAGCGAAATGGGGGTCAACATCAAAAGCACCTCCGGGCCGGTAATCGAAAAACCGGGAGACCTGGCGGCCATCCTGACCAACCTCGAAGAGGGGGATGTTCTCTTCATCGACGAGATTCACCGCCTTAGCGCAGTTGTGGAAGAGATTCTCTACCCGGCCATGGAAGACTACCAGATCGATATTATCATCGGCCAGGGTCCTTCCGCCCGCACCATCAAACTGGACATCCCCCGCTTCACCCTGGTGGGCGCCACCACCCGCGCCGGCCTTCTCTCTTCCCCACTGCGGGATCGCTTCGGAGTCATCGCCCGTCTCGAATTCTACAATCACGAAGAGCTGGCCACCATCGTCCGCCGCAGCGCGAACATCCTCAACGTGCCCATTGAAAAGGAAGGGGAAATCGAAGTGGCCCGCCGCAGTCGCGGCACCCCACGCATCGCCAACCGCCTGTTGCGCCGAGTGCGGGATTTCGCCCAGATCAAGGGAGACGGCATCATCACGCGGGAGCTGGCCGACATGGCCCTGACCCGCCTGGAAGTGGACCAGCGTGGCCTCGACCACATGGACCGCCTTATCCTTCTGACCATCATCCAGAAATTTTCAGGCGGGCCGGTGGGGCTTGAAACTTTGGCCGCCGCCGTGGGCGAGGAAAAAGATACCATCGAGGATGTGATCGAGCCGTATCTGCTCCAGCAGGGCTATCTTAACAGAACGCCCCGAGGCCGCACCGCGACCGAACTTGCCTACCGTCACTTTCAGTGCACTCCCAGCCAGGCCGGCCGTTCGGGAAATCTCTTCGAATAG